gcagtgaCATTCAGCTACAGGTGTCAAATcattcctcctttccctggaagCTGTCCCAGCCATCCACAGCATGAACACTGTGGAGCCAGGAGTGTCCCAGTGAAGAACAAACCACAGGTAACAGATGCCAGATCAGCACCTTTGACCCTCTGAGCAGATCCCAGCACTTGTCAGGTTTTACCCAAGAGAAAGGTTAAGGGCTGTTACATCTTTGCTTATCCCTGCTTTGCTGCTCACAGGCCAAACACCCTCCTGACCCTGTGCCACTGAGCTCATGCCCTATCTCAGGGAATTCTGCCATCTCACAAAGCCAGCTCTGACCCAGAGAGCATCTACCCCCTGCACGCTTGCCAGGGGTGATGCCCAAAACTTGCTGGACTCAGTCCTTGGAGAGTCTTTACAGATCTGCCATTTCACCTCACGCCCCTGTTGTTCCCTGTGACAAGGTGTAACAAAAGGCAGAACCTTTGCCACAGcccctcctttcttttcttatgTCATGCCCAGATTTTTTTCCACCCAATCTCTGCAATTACTaaatttctgtgtctttttcctttctctgttgGGTCCTTCAATGCAACACCTTCAGCAAATATattctgctttattctttattatTCTGCCAacataaaaattactaaaaaacaCTTTATAAAATATGCCTTGAAAAATCTAGCATTACCCAGCCTCTAGAGGAAGGGCTGGATAGAAGGATTAAAAGGGAGGGGTTTCCTACTCCAGAGCCTCCTACATCAGATCCAAATAGCCAAGGAGTGGGAAAAGGGAATCTTTGAAAAGAACCCATGCCTGGAAGTGGCTGTGACTCATCCTAGAGAAGACAACTGGTTTCTAGTCCAGTTGCTCTGGAGGTCGTTGCCTAGGTGGGCACAGATGGTTTTCAGAGGAACACGGAGGGATTCGTGTTCCCGGGAACTGCGGAAGGAAGAGCCACATTAATACAGCCCTGGCTGATGTCCAAGCTGCCAGATGCTAATGATGATTCCAGGCTACAGGGGACTCTAATAAGATCTTAATGAAGACTCTAATAACAGTCTGGGGACAAGAAAGTCTCCCTTCCATGACTGAGAGCCCTGGAAGGGAAATCCAGGCAGAACAAGCTTTTCAGGTTCAACAGAGGGGAGCCTTAGCCTGGAGAAGCTCATCAGGGCTGGAATGGGCTATCCCAGGACTGGTCTCTAGGGATCTGTGAGGGGAAACAGCAAGGAATTGGCCCCTGTGGCCTCAGAGGGGCAGGAGACCTCTCTCAGCTGGTCCAGAGGGTCAGGCAGGAGTCCCAGAACACTCAGGCTCTGCCCTCTGTTATTTGGGCACGCGGTACTCGTTGGCATCTGTGGCTTCACGTGAGTCCTGTGCCTCTCGGATCTGGGGAACAGCGTCTGGGTTGGGGTTCTGCACACTGCCAATAAAAAGTGGGATCCCTGTTTCATCCTCAAAGATGATGAAGACAAAGGGCCTGTCGAGGCTGAAGGCAGAGACTGAGCGTGACAGCATGACACTGGTGGCAGCAGATGCTTCCACCCCATCCTCTTTAAGCTCCAGGGTGGCCTGGTGCTGTACACTGGACACAAAGAGAGGCTCCTCTGTGATCTTCTGGAAATTCGGGCTCATGAACAGCTCCTGGAGGCCTGCAGAGAAATGAGACCAAGTTGGTGCCACGAGTTCTGAGTTTTCTCAAAGCTGTCTGAAGAAAGCAATTCCCTGCCCACCATGGAGCACTGGAGAACTgacaagagaaacaaaatttcCACCTGTTTAAGAATAGCAGTGTAAGAACTTGAAGTCatcctttaaaagcagcagcaggtctgAAGACTCTTTCTAGCTAGGCTGGAAACACTTCtacagagattattttttttaagcaattcTTTGCAAAACAAAGTGAACTCTTAAATTATTCTCTTCTGGAAAGGCAGCACATGGTGTTTTATTTCAGCTCCAGGTTTTGTGATCTGCATTTTCTCTGTTGGCAATTCCCATGTCCTGGACACTGAATTAAATGATAAAGTAAGAGACTGAGATTGATTGCATGGGGGAAGTTGGTCTTGGCTACAATAGGAAGAACTTGTAAAGAGTGTGAGAAGCTGTGAATTCTCTGTAGTATCATCTTGTTGGAGCAAAACATTTGGTGCCAGGCAAGCAAGGAgtaaggaggaggagaggaagaagagctGGGAGAGTTTGGAGTTCTGGAGCAAGCTGTGAGGCACAGCTTTAGAAACAAGGGTGTCAGTGAACAGATTGATCAGCTCCTCTTGTTCCCTGCCAGAGGCCTTACCCATTTGGCTGAGAACCTGGTTGAGTTCCAGCTGGTAGTCCAACTTTATTTTGGGGATCTTCACCGTGGTGGGCACCTCTCTGGGGAAAAGCCTGCAGAGTTGTTTGTAAGGGAAGTTCTCCAGCACGTGAGAGGTGTTCTGGGTGTTGTGGTTTGGTACAATGACCACAAAGCTCACGTTGTTCTTAAAGGGAAACTTGGCCACCTGGAAATAAAACCAACCAGAGGAGAATTCAGGGAAAAGGAAGTCCAGAAAGTGATGCTTTTAATTTCGTCTTTTTCTAATTGGTCTACAGGTCTGCTCTTGCTCCCAGATGAAAACAGCCTGGTAAAAAGGAGGAATCTGATTTCTCCAGAGGATAATTTATTGGAATAACAGCTTTAGATTTTAGTATTAGCCACTGGCTGGTAAAGATTGAGCACATGGCAGAGTGAAAGCCCACATGCACAAGCTTGCCCCACTCTGGATTCTGAAAAACTCCAACAGCACATTGACTGAGGGAATTCCTTTCCATATTTCCTCATTTATCTTTAACTCAGGGCTTTAAAATTCTATTAATTCCCAGTTAGTTGGAATATCTCTTTGTGGTTTTTCCTAGAGATTAAAAGTGAAGTTTCAACATTCTTGCTGGAAGCAAGGGCAAAGAATGATTATTAAATTTTTGTGCGCTATGCCTGCTAAAAAGaacatttgtttttttggaGGGAAAGCTTGCAGTTAGTAAAATACCACAGCAAGAGGAAATTCCAGTGAAAATTTGATGTACTCCTGAGAGATCCCTACCTGAATATCCTGGGACTCCAGAGTAAACCAGCTCAGGGGGTACAGGTGGGCTTTCATCATCTCAACTGGGACCACAAACTCATTGTCAAGGTGGAATACATCTGGCCCAGTCAAGCTTGCATTAAACTTATTCCTCCAAAAccctgtaaaaataaaaattttgaaaatgatGGAGTTAAATTTGAGTAGGAAACCAGAAACTGCTGAGCTGACACTCCTCCTATCTTGAGTTCTCTAACAAGGCCAATAGTGACCAGGGAAgtgaaaatacagcaaagaGAAGTCAGTAGCAAGGCTGGAAGAGCCCTAACAGCAGGAAACTCTTATCATCCAGAGAGAAACTATGGAATAACAAAAAGAACGTGGATTAATCCTCATGCCTCAGCGTGGGAGACCACTGAAGGTTATGGAGATAAAAGAGACTATGTTTGTGCTTTGAAAAATGGGGAGTATtgcctctgtgctgcagagagggaaaCACTGCTCCAAGACCAAGGTAAAACATATGTAGATTTACACTGGAAGTGTTTGGTCTCTGCACAGCCCTCAGGgaattaaaaaaggaagatgTGGCCGACCACTGCGCTGTAGTCAAAGAGAAATCCACAGAAGCTGCCTCTGAGCTCTGTGGtgggtgtgcagagctgcaaaCGACCTGGTTCATcatttaggttagaaaagacctttaagatcactGAGTAGATGAGCAGGGATGTGCCACTGCCTGGGATCCTGAACCAAAAAAAAGATACTGCAGGTCCCACCTGCTgtgtcctggctctgctgtcAAGTAACATTTTTAGCACATGTGAAGCAGTTGGGAATCATTACTGTAAAGAAACCTAAGCAAGAGGAACAGCAGATGCACAAGAACAAGCAGATTGCCTAGCAGGAAGCGAGGAGAAGAGAGGCTGTTCAGCTACAGGGCTTGCAGAAAACTGGAGTTCTAACTATTTCCTCTTGAAAAAAATAAGGCAGGCCTGTGGAGCTCACCGTGGAAATAGATGGCATTGAGCAGGAGCATCACTGTGTtttcagggagctgctggaggaaggagggaatgTGCCCACGAGTGGCTTCCTTTATCCAGTTGTTTATGGCCATGAGGTCGTCCTGACTGATCCCAGAAAGGGTCTTGGGCTTTGCTCCATAGAATTTCTCAGAATCCTCCAGGAACTTCTTTTTCACCTCAAACCCTGGCAAAGGGGAGGAATGATGAAAAAGATTTGCTCAGCGTGGTATGACAGTCCCCAAGAGGAGGAAATAGGGGAAATGGATGTCTCCAGGGTGCTGCCATCGCTCTCTCTGTGACTGGGAGGTTTGTCCTACACCAGTCCAACCCCCCCGGGCCACTTCTCACCTTTCTGCAGGTACAGACGTGACCCGAGGCTGAGGGTGGACTCTGTGAGCCTCCTGCGAAGGGTGCCCAGCATGTGGTGGAGGCAGGGCACTGACTCCAGGTGCATCACCTCCAGCAAATGCTTCTCTGTCTGATTTGCTGCTCCTAAAAGTCAAATTCCTGTTAGGTCTCATGGAGCGGAAAACAGGGATGTTACTCTGTTAGAAACACACTGTGCCTCACAAAAGAGGCTGGAGAAATCTGAGAGTCGGAGCCTCAGAGGGCAGCTTCAATTGTAATCATGCCTAATTAAAGCTGCAGGAGCAAGGGTAAGTGGAAGGGACTGTATTTCATTTGCATCTGTTTGCTCGTGCCTCTGAGAGAGGAAatggggaagggcagggaatgTGGTTTGGCCACTCAGAATTACCCAGAGTCAGGTGAGACAAGGCGAGGGCGATGCTGAGGGGGGACAGGATCACGTTGGTTCTATTGGACTCCAGCTGCACCTCTCTCAGGAGATCAATGCTGAATCTCATCAAGCCATCTGCCAGCCTCTGGCTCTTCTTCCAAGTCATCTCACAGCTTTTatctccagcctctccttcctcttcagaagaggCATTTTTCCCAGGTGATTTCTTTCCAGGACAATTCCCAACCCCAGCTACGGCTTCCTCTTCCGAGTTCCAATCATCCCTCGTGTCTGGCAGGGTGGTGGGGAATGCTGACATGGGTCCATCGTTTTCCTGGAAGCTGTCATAACtaaattctttctttccctctggCAGGGTTGGGATGGCTCCCAGCAAATCCGACTTTTGTGCAATTCCAGCACTTTTCACATCCTGGGGAGAAACAAGGATAGCACTGGGAAAGCAAGAACACAGTGACACCCTCATGGGCTTTCATTGCACACCTAAATGGGCAGAGCTGGACTCCTCTACTCTGGTGCTGGTTTTGCTTCAGTTTCCCTTTAACCCTGAGAATAATGATTTAAGGGAATGGCTTTGCAAAATAGGTCTTGTGTCCTCTGAAAATGGACCCAGTGAGGGTCTGGCAGTGGTTCCTCCTCCACTTGCTCTCAGGAAAGCTTGAGGGCAAGGCCTACCACCAGCTCAGCACATATCCTGTGCCTTCAGCATTTACAGATCCATCATCCTCAGCCCTGATTTCATCTCCTCCCCTCACATATTTTAGCAGTGCCCACCTGCCTCACACTCACACAGAAGgtcagctccttctgctgctgccacagccctgaTCCAGTTTGGCTTAATTCTTCCTCCAGGCATCTGTGTTTTCTTGACATGCATGTTCTATTCCATCCCTCTTCTTTCtaaatttcctcattttccacTCTTCTAAGCTTTAGCCTTTAGCACTGCCACTACTCTCCTCACATTTGCATGATCTGAAACATCCCAGGCTCAGTGGGTTGGATCAGCTACAGGTCTTTCTCCCCGTCATCCTCACAGCTGG
The Taeniopygia guttata chromosome 19, bTaeGut7.mat, whole genome shotgun sequence DNA segment above includes these coding regions:
- the SERPINF2 gene encoding alpha-2-antiplasmin translates to MGGVLPVTLEALSHTGTGARRGERRGLPAKGEDECWEGEDCLFQDIMLGNCSDISLFTCKFPPRKHLLSTCRKMGFLWGLLCLAALHSLPRLAHAIDQQHLFLDKDGKLRDVKSAGIAQKSDLLGAIPTLPEGKKEFSYDSFQENDGPMSAFPTTLPDTRDDWNSEEEAVAGVGNCPGKKSPGKNASSEEEGEAGDKSCEMTWKKSQRLADGLMRFSIDLLREVQLESNRTNVILSPLSIALALSHLTLGAANQTEKHLLEVMHLESVPCLHHMLGTLRRRLTESTLSLGSRLYLQKGFEVKKKFLEDSEKFYGAKPKTLSGISQDDLMAINNWIKEATRGHIPSFLQQLPENTVMLLLNAIYFHGFWRNKFNASLTGPDVFHLDNEFVVPVEMMKAHLYPLSWFTLESQDIQVAKFPFKNNVSFVVIVPNHNTQNTSHVLENFPYKQLCRLFPREVPTTVKIPKIKLDYQLELNQVLSQMGLQELFMSPNFQKITEEPLFVSSVQHQATLELKEDGVEASAATSVMLSRSVSAFSLDRPFVFIIFEDETGIPLFIGSVQNPNPDAVPQIREAQDSREATDANEYRVPK